From one Micromonospora siamensis genomic stretch:
- a CDS encoding inositol-3-phosphate synthase yields MGSVRVAIVGVGNCASSLVQGVEYYRNADPNDRVPGLMHVTFGDYHVSDVEFVAAFDVDAKKVGMDLAEAIVASENNTIKLCDVPPTGVSVQRGPTFDGLGQYYREIVEESDAEAVDVAQALRDAQVDVVVSYLPVGSEQADKFYAQAAIDAGCAFVNALPVFIASDPEWAKKFEDAGLPIVGDDIKSQVGATIVHRALAKLFEDRGVELLRTYQLNFGGNMDFMNMLERNRLVSKKISKTQSVTSQIPHEMSKSDVHIGPSDHVPWLDDRKWAYIRLEGRSFGDTPLNAELKLEVWDSPNSAGVIIDAVRAAKIALDRKIGGPILSASSYFMKSPPKQYADHDAHAAVEAFIKGEVER; encoded by the coding sequence ATGGGCTCCGTCCGCGTCGCCATCGTCGGTGTGGGTAACTGCGCCTCGTCCCTCGTGCAGGGCGTTGAGTACTACCGGAACGCCGACCCGAACGACCGCGTCCCGGGTCTCATGCACGTCACCTTCGGCGACTACCACGTATCTGACGTGGAGTTCGTCGCGGCGTTCGACGTGGACGCCAAGAAGGTGGGCATGGACCTCGCGGAGGCGATCGTCGCCAGCGAGAACAACACCATCAAGCTCTGCGACGTGCCGCCGACCGGCGTCAGTGTGCAGCGCGGTCCGACCTTCGACGGTCTGGGCCAGTACTACCGGGAGATCGTCGAGGAGTCGGACGCCGAGGCCGTCGACGTGGCGCAGGCGCTGCGTGACGCCCAGGTCGACGTGGTCGTCTCCTACCTGCCGGTCGGCTCCGAGCAGGCCGACAAGTTCTACGCCCAGGCCGCGATCGACGCCGGCTGCGCGTTCGTGAACGCCCTGCCCGTCTTCATCGCCTCCGACCCGGAGTGGGCCAAGAAGTTCGAGGACGCGGGCCTGCCGATCGTCGGTGACGACATCAAGAGCCAGGTCGGCGCCACCATCGTGCACCGCGCCCTGGCGAAGCTCTTCGAGGACCGCGGGGTCGAGCTGCTGCGCACCTACCAGCTCAACTTCGGCGGCAACATGGACTTCATGAACATGCTGGAGCGCAACCGTCTGGTCTCGAAGAAGATCTCGAAGACCCAGTCGGTCACCTCGCAGATCCCGCACGAGATGAGCAAGAGCGACGTGCACATCGGCCCGTCGGACCACGTGCCGTGGCTCGACGACCGCAAGTGGGCGTACATCCGCCTGGAGGGCCGCTCCTTCGGTGACACCCCGCTCAACGCCGAGCTCAAGCTCGAGGTGTGGGACTCCCCGAACTCGGCCGGTGTCATCATCGACGCCGTCCGGGCCGCGAAGATCGCGCTGGACCGCAAGATCGGTGGCCCGATCCTCTCGGCCTCCTCGTACTTCATGAAGTCCCCGCCGAAGCAGTACGCCGACCACGACGCGCACGCCGCCGTCGAGGCCTTCATCAAGGGCGAGGTCGAGCGCTGA
- a CDS encoding type II toxin-antitoxin system death-on-curing family toxin has product MTHPWPDAEDLLTLLAEHTGPRSQVRDAGILVAAAGRPHARLIGRAVYPTALDKAAALMHGLMIWRPLDLWNAGLAWAATRVFLSRSGLRLSMPAKERMALTEALTSGEVDSVEELALRLSPYLEMSA; this is encoded by the coding sequence GTGACGCATCCCTGGCCGGACGCCGAAGACCTGCTCACCCTCCTGGCCGAGCACACCGGGCCGCGAAGCCAGGTGCGGGACGCCGGGATCCTGGTGGCGGCGGCAGGCCGGCCGCACGCTCGGTTGATCGGACGGGCCGTCTACCCGACCGCGCTGGACAAGGCCGCAGCGCTGATGCACGGGCTGATGATCTGGCGTCCCCTCGACCTGTGGAACGCGGGGCTCGCCTGGGCCGCGACGCGCGTCTTCCTGAGCCGTTCCGGCCTGCGCCTCTCCATGCCGGCCAAGGAACGGATGGCGCTGACCGAGGCGTTGACCAGTGGCGAGGTCGACTCGGTCGAGGAGTTGGCGCTGCGGCTGTCGCCGTACCTGGAGATGTCGGCCTGA
- a CDS encoding ribbon-helix-helix domain-containing protein, with the protein MAFTLNLKPEVEQRLKELAEAEHRSMHKTVEVAVQAYLDRHERDEWTRQAARRVFAEDAEFFEMLGDR; encoded by the coding sequence ATGGCCTTCACCCTGAACCTGAAGCCCGAGGTCGAGCAGCGGCTCAAGGAGCTCGCCGAGGCGGAGCACCGGTCGATGCACAAGACGGTCGAGGTGGCGGTTCAGGCGTACCTGGACCGGCACGAACGGGACGAGTGGACCCGTCAGGCCGCCAGGCGGGTCTTCGCGGAGGACGCGGAGTTCTTCGAAATGTTGGGTGACCGGTGA
- a CDS encoding methylated-DNA--[protein]-cysteine S-methyltransferase, translated as MRWTVLDTPIGEFSVATDDAAVRGAHFGRVESAVEEPGDGLAARAVAELRDYFAGELTEFTVPVVAPRGSDFERAVWREMTRIPYGETLTYGEVARAVGDPGGARAVGVACNRNPVPVIVPCHRIVGAGGKLVGFGGGLPRKVTLLELEAAVALRRAWS; from the coding sequence ATGCGCTGGACCGTGCTCGACACCCCGATCGGCGAGTTCTCCGTGGCCACCGACGACGCGGCGGTCCGGGGCGCGCACTTCGGCCGGGTGGAGTCGGCGGTCGAGGAGCCCGGCGACGGGCTCGCCGCCCGGGCGGTGGCGGAGCTGCGCGACTACTTCGCCGGCGAGCTGACCGAGTTCACCGTGCCGGTGGTGGCGCCGCGCGGCTCGGACTTCGAACGGGCGGTGTGGCGGGAGATGACCCGGATCCCGTACGGCGAGACGCTCACCTACGGCGAGGTGGCCCGGGCGGTCGGCGATCCGGGCGGGGCCCGGGCGGTCGGGGTGGCCTGCAACCGCAACCCCGTCCCGGTGATCGTGCCCTGTCACCGGATCGTCGGCGCGGGCGGCAAGCTGGTCGGCTTCGGCGGGGGCCTGCCGCGCAAGGTGACCCTGCTGGAGTTGGAGGCCGCGGTGGCCCTGCGCCGCGCCTGGTCGTGA
- a CDS encoding flotillin family protein, whose amino-acid sequence MPLLVAIGGAVLLAVVLVLFVLSRIKVAGPNEAFIVTGRKGRTTQTADGGRHTDMSGQKVVLGASVFVLPVVQKLQSLDLSSRRIDVGIRGAVSKQGIRADLHGVAIVKVGGTEDAIRAAAQRFLHQQDEIDNFTREVLAGALRSIVGRLTVEEVIRDRAAFASAVAEEAEHSMTNQGLVLDAFQLQDIITEGSYLADLGRPEAARVLKDAAIAEARARQQAEQERLLAEEAIAEANRNLALKQAGIQAEIDAAKAKSAAAGPLAQAERDQAILTEQQKVAERNAELKQRQLDTEVRKPADAARYKVEQEAEAARNAAVLNADARRQATIAAAQAEAEQARLTGEGERARRAALAEANAIEGAKEGEAEQRRRSAIAEAVEREGQAEAAAIQARGQAEAEAMARKAEAFAAYGEAAVLDLLVKVLPQVVEAASAPIGAIDKMTVISTDGASSLTKSVAGNVAQGLQLGSDLTGIDLPGLLAKLGAAHSNGKPAVDA is encoded by the coding sequence ATGCCCCTGCTCGTCGCCATCGGCGGCGCGGTCCTCCTCGCCGTCGTCCTCGTCCTCTTCGTGCTCTCCCGGATCAAGGTGGCCGGCCCCAACGAGGCCTTCATCGTCACCGGCCGCAAGGGCCGCACCACCCAGACCGCCGACGGCGGCCGACACACCGACATGTCCGGGCAGAAGGTCGTCCTGGGCGCCTCGGTCTTCGTGCTGCCGGTGGTGCAGAAGCTCCAGTCGCTCGACCTGTCCAGCCGCCGGATCGACGTCGGCATCCGCGGCGCGGTCAGCAAGCAGGGCATCCGCGCCGACCTGCACGGCGTGGCGATCGTCAAGGTGGGCGGCACCGAGGACGCGATCCGGGCCGCCGCCCAGCGTTTCCTGCACCAGCAGGACGAGATCGACAACTTCACCCGCGAGGTGCTGGCCGGCGCGCTGCGCTCGATCGTCGGGCGACTCACCGTCGAGGAGGTGATCCGGGACCGCGCGGCGTTCGCCAGCGCGGTCGCCGAGGAGGCCGAGCACTCGATGACCAACCAGGGTCTCGTGCTGGACGCCTTCCAGCTCCAGGACATCATCACCGAGGGGTCGTACCTGGCCGACCTGGGCCGTCCGGAGGCCGCCCGGGTGCTCAAGGACGCGGCCATCGCCGAGGCGCGGGCCCGGCAGCAGGCCGAGCAGGAGCGGTTGCTCGCCGAGGAGGCGATCGCCGAGGCGAACCGGAACCTCGCCCTCAAGCAGGCCGGCATCCAGGCCGAGATCGACGCGGCGAAGGCGAAGTCCGCGGCGGCCGGGCCGCTCGCCCAGGCCGAGCGGGACCAGGCGATCCTCACCGAGCAGCAGAAGGTCGCCGAGCGCAACGCCGAGCTGAAGCAGCGCCAACTGGACACCGAGGTGCGCAAGCCGGCCGACGCGGCCCGGTACAAGGTCGAGCAGGAGGCGGAGGCGGCCCGCAACGCCGCGGTGCTGAACGCCGACGCCCGGCGGCAGGCCACCATCGCCGCCGCGCAGGCCGAGGCCGAGCAGGCCCGGCTCACCGGTGAGGGCGAGCGGGCCCGGCGGGCCGCGCTGGCCGAGGCGAACGCGATCGAGGGCGCCAAGGAGGGTGAGGCCGAGCAGCGCCGGCGCTCCGCGATCGCCGAGGCGGTCGAGCGGGAGGGCCAGGCCGAGGCCGCGGCCATCCAGGCCCGGGGTCAGGCCGAGGCGGAGGCGATGGCCCGCAAGGCCGAGGCGTTCGCCGCGTACGGCGAGGCCGCGGTGCTGGACCTGCTGGTCAAGGTGCTGCCGCAGGTGGTCGAGGCGGCCAGCGCGCCGATCGGGGCGATCGACAAGATGACGGTGATCTCCACCGACGGGGCGTCCTCGTTGACGAAGTCGGTGGCCGGGAACGTGGCGCAGGGCCTCCAGCTCGGCTCCGACCTCACCGGCATCGACCTGCCGGGGCTGCTCGCCAAGCTGGGCGCCGCGCACAGCAACGGCAAGCCCGCCGTCGACGCCTGA
- a CDS encoding CCA tRNA nucleotidyltransferase, whose amino-acid sequence MSEASASHAADRRELTAAQRNAVAELLRVSPVADELGRRFAAAGHELHLVGGSVRDALLGRLGNDLDFCTDAHPDETLRIVKGWAEAIWETGREFGTIGCRRDGLLLEITTYRAEAYDQVSRNPVVEYGTSLTDDLRRRDFTVNAMAVSLPEHRFTDPYGGLDDLAAKVIRTPGTPRESFGDDPLRMLRAARFAAQLRFAVHPDVRVAMGEMAADLDRITAERIRDEFTKLLCGADPITGLRLLVDTGLAERFLPELTGLKLTIDEHAQHKDVYEHTLTVVSNAMALESDGCDFVLRMAALMHDAGKPATKAVGSDGRVSFHHHEVVGARLTKARMKAMRYSKDVTAQVTKLVGLHLRFYGYGRGEWTDSAVRRYVTDAGDLLTRLHKLTRSDCTTRNRRKAAALAADYDALEERIARIAAEEDLARVRPDLDGNAIMELLGVPPGPVVGQAWKHLKELRLERGPLDRDEAEAELLRWARDQGVTS is encoded by the coding sequence ATGTCCGAAGCCTCCGCATCCCACGCCGCCGACCGTCGCGAGCTGACCGCAGCACAGCGCAACGCCGTCGCCGAACTGCTCCGCGTCAGCCCGGTCGCCGACGAGCTGGGCCGCCGGTTCGCCGCCGCCGGGCACGAACTGCACCTGGTGGGCGGTTCCGTCCGCGACGCCCTGCTCGGTCGGCTCGGCAACGACCTCGACTTCTGCACCGACGCCCACCCGGACGAGACGCTGCGGATCGTCAAGGGCTGGGCCGAGGCGATCTGGGAGACCGGCCGCGAGTTCGGCACCATCGGCTGCCGGCGCGACGGCCTGCTGCTGGAGATCACCACCTACCGCGCGGAGGCGTACGACCAGGTCAGCCGCAACCCGGTCGTCGAGTACGGCACCAGCCTCACCGACGACCTGCGCCGCCGCGACTTCACCGTCAACGCGATGGCTGTGAGCCTGCCCGAGCACCGCTTCACCGACCCGTACGGCGGGCTGGACGACCTGGCCGCGAAGGTGATCCGTACCCCGGGCACCCCGCGGGAGTCGTTCGGCGACGATCCGCTGCGGATGCTGCGGGCCGCCCGCTTCGCCGCCCAGCTCCGCTTCGCCGTCCACCCGGACGTCCGGGTGGCGATGGGTGAGATGGCCGCGGACCTGGACCGGATCACCGCCGAGCGGATCCGCGACGAGTTCACCAAGCTGCTCTGCGGCGCCGACCCGATCACCGGGCTGCGGCTGCTGGTCGACACCGGCCTGGCCGAACGCTTCCTGCCCGAGCTGACCGGGCTGAAGCTGACCATCGACGAGCACGCCCAGCACAAGGACGTCTACGAGCACACGCTCACCGTGGTGAGCAACGCGATGGCGCTGGAGTCCGACGGCTGCGACTTCGTGCTGCGGATGGCCGCGCTGATGCACGACGCCGGCAAGCCGGCCACCAAGGCCGTCGGGTCGGACGGCCGGGTCAGCTTCCACCACCACGAGGTGGTCGGCGCCCGGCTGACCAAGGCCCGGATGAAGGCCATGCGCTATTCCAAGGACGTCACCGCCCAGGTGACCAAGCTGGTCGGCCTGCACCTGCGCTTCTACGGGTACGGCCGGGGCGAGTGGACCGACTCGGCGGTGCGCCGGTACGTCACCGACGCCGGTGACCTGCTGACCCGGCTGCACAAGCTGACCCGCTCCGACTGCACCACCCGCAACCGGCGTAAGGCGGCCGCGCTCGCCGCCGACTACGACGCGTTGGAGGAGCGGATCGCCCGGATCGCGGCCGAGGAGGACCTGGCCCGGGTCCGCCCGGACCTCGACGGCAACGCGATCATGGAGCTGCTCGGCGTACCGCCGGGGCCGGTGGTCGGCCAGGCGTGGAAGCACCTCAAGGAGCTGCGCCTGGAACGCGGCCCGCTGGACCGCGACGAGGCCGAGGCGGAGCTGCTGCGCTGGGCCCGGGACCAGGGCGTCACGTCCTGA
- the murJ gene encoding murein biosynthesis integral membrane protein MurJ: protein MSGGLYRSANATPDGAIPPTDEATFISAEPLNQPAVEATAPPTEQVAEGSAAANSAVMAAGSLVSRGTGFLRNLMIGAALGGGLVGNAYTTAQFLPSQVYEFLLGGVLTSVLIPVLVRRRRSDPDRGDAYAQRLLTLAVLALGIAALLTTAGAQFITLLYASGQNGDYVGLVNKLSYLMLPMLFFTGVSALIAAVLNTRGHFAAPMWAPILNNLVVIGTCAIYIATFGTDLLKPEEMGTARILVIGGGTLLGVAVQAVGLLPALRKVGFRWRWRFDFRELGLRELAKLGAWMFCYVAANQLGLFVIVNLLTRAAGDDKAGIMIYNNVFLLIMMAHGIVAVSIITALMPRMSAAAADGRFADITADLSRGIRTVSAVLAPIAVVYAVLSGPLAVMVFRYGAFTSESALLTSTVLLVGALGLVPFAISQLLTFGFYALQDTRTPALVIIGVVALRTLLQFVFYLVFPGSFAAAGMMLGNAISYLVAVAASAMLIRRRVGRLGLGRITRTVGRVAVAALGATLVGLVLVRLLPGDPAELSRPAALLQLVIGGAAIGLTYLGLAAMLKIGEITEVIGMVRRRLGR, encoded by the coding sequence ATGAGCGGCGGGCTCTACCGCAGCGCCAACGCCACGCCGGACGGCGCGATCCCGCCGACGGACGAGGCGACCTTCATCTCGGCCGAGCCGCTGAACCAGCCGGCGGTGGAGGCGACCGCGCCGCCGACCGAGCAGGTGGCCGAGGGCAGCGCGGCGGCGAACAGCGCGGTGATGGCCGCCGGCAGCCTGGTCAGCCGGGGTACGGGCTTCCTGCGCAACCTGATGATCGGCGCGGCGCTCGGCGGCGGTCTGGTCGGCAACGCGTACACGACGGCCCAGTTCCTGCCCAGCCAGGTGTACGAGTTCCTGCTCGGCGGGGTGCTCACCAGCGTGCTGATCCCGGTGCTGGTCCGGCGGCGCCGCTCGGACCCGGACCGGGGCGACGCGTACGCGCAGCGGCTGCTCACCCTGGCCGTGCTCGCGCTGGGCATCGCCGCGCTGCTCACCACGGCCGGCGCCCAGTTCATCACCCTGCTCTACGCCAGCGGCCAGAACGGCGACTACGTCGGCCTGGTCAACAAGCTGTCGTACCTGATGTTGCCGATGCTGTTCTTCACCGGCGTGAGCGCGTTGATCGCCGCGGTGCTGAACACCCGGGGCCACTTCGCGGCACCGATGTGGGCGCCGATCCTGAACAACCTGGTCGTCATCGGCACCTGCGCGATCTACATCGCCACCTTCGGCACCGACCTGCTGAAGCCCGAGGAGATGGGCACGGCCCGGATCCTGGTGATCGGTGGCGGCACCCTGCTTGGCGTGGCGGTGCAGGCGGTCGGCCTGCTGCCGGCGCTGCGCAAGGTGGGTTTCCGGTGGAGGTGGCGCTTCGACTTCCGCGAGTTGGGGCTGCGCGAGCTGGCCAAGCTCGGCGCCTGGATGTTCTGCTACGTGGCGGCCAACCAGCTCGGCCTCTTCGTGATCGTCAACCTGTTGACCCGCGCCGCCGGGGACGACAAGGCCGGCATCATGATCTACAACAACGTCTTCCTGCTGATCATGATGGCGCACGGCATCGTCGCGGTCTCGATCATCACGGCGTTGATGCCGAGGATGAGCGCCGCCGCCGCGGACGGCCGGTTCGCCGACATCACCGCCGACCTGTCCCGGGGCATCCGGACGGTCAGCGCGGTGCTCGCCCCGATCGCCGTGGTCTACGCGGTGCTCTCCGGCCCGCTCGCGGTGATGGTCTTCCGGTACGGCGCGTTCACCAGTGAGAGCGCCCTGCTCACCTCGACGGTGCTGCTGGTCGGCGCGCTCGGGCTGGTGCCGTTCGCGATCAGCCAGCTGCTCACCTTCGGCTTCTACGCCCTCCAGGACACCCGCACCCCGGCTCTGGTGATCATCGGGGTGGTGGCCCTGCGGACGCTGCTCCAGTTCGTCTTCTACCTGGTCTTCCCGGGGAGTTTCGCGGCGGCCGGGATGATGCTCGGCAACGCGATCTCCTACCTGGTGGCGGTGGCCGCCTCGGCGATGCTGATCCGCCGTCGGGTCGGCCGACTCGGCCTGGGCCGGATCACCCGCACCGTCGGCCGGGTGGCGGTCGCCGCGCTGGGCGCCACGCTTGTCGGCCTGGTGCTGGTCCGGCTGCTGCCCGGCGACCCGGCCGAGCTGAGCCGACCGGCCGCGCTGCTCCAGCTGGTGATCGGCGGCGCCGCGATCGGCCTGACCTACCTCGGACTGGCCGCGATGCTGAAGATCGGGGAGATCACCGAGGTGATCGGCATGGTCCGCCGCCGGCTGGGCCGCTGA
- a CDS encoding protein kinase family protein: MPSSTGPSIDTITEGGRVTQVGEGQEAEESAPPVMTFGAPTAGEILAERYELVEHINNDSAGRLVWRGVDVVLRRPVAVVMRYPGGDSATEMLQAAVAASRVIHPNLVGVYDAIDEDDRAYVVREWVDGQSLREQVAAEGPLDPARATAVGNAVASALAAVHATGMVHGNVHPGTAMISDEGRVVLADARTDGADSQENDVRAVGGILYFALTGHWPHNEAPLHGATAGHGRAAIPDAVRDASGAIAAPRQVRAGVPAYLDDLTMDLLDPEIAPPSSDVLAAELARLDIPADDHFLESAGTLRFTAEPDDDRSPLAAAGGRKVAIGIAGLLAVALVGLLIGISTFGGDGKDPGKEPVAQPTASAPAVEDTTPAAATVRKLDIGAVKIVDPDSRKRDELDDADKVTDGSLDEGWETQSYTTAKFSNYKSGMGVWIDLGAPHTVKSVQAVVSASGATAQIFAGSATFPSSSSGDKQLVKSYKPVGDALEQYDGTTMTFSNGFNADQKYRYLMLWITELPQKEDGSGKYKIGVQEITVQGS, translated from the coding sequence ATGCCCAGCAGCACGGGTCCATCGATCGACACGATCACCGAGGGAGGACGGGTGACCCAGGTCGGCGAGGGTCAGGAGGCGGAGGAAAGCGCTCCGCCGGTCATGACCTTCGGTGCTCCCACGGCCGGTGAGATCCTCGCCGAGCGGTACGAGCTGGTCGAGCACATCAACAACGACAGCGCCGGCCGGTTGGTCTGGCGCGGGGTCGACGTCGTGCTGCGCCGGCCGGTGGCGGTCGTCATGCGCTACCCCGGCGGCGACTCCGCCACCGAGATGCTCCAGGCCGCCGTCGCGGCCAGCCGGGTCATCCACCCCAACCTGGTCGGTGTCTACGACGCCATCGACGAGGACGACCGGGCGTACGTGGTCCGCGAGTGGGTGGACGGCCAGTCGCTGCGCGAACAGGTGGCGGCCGAGGGTCCGCTGGACCCGGCCCGGGCGACCGCGGTGGGCAACGCGGTGGCGAGCGCCCTCGCCGCCGTGCACGCCACCGGCATGGTGCACGGCAACGTGCACCCGGGCACCGCCATGATCAGCGACGAGGGCCGGGTGGTGCTGGCCGACGCGCGCACCGACGGCGCCGACAGCCAGGAGAACGACGTCCGGGCGGTCGGCGGGATCCTCTACTTCGCACTCACCGGGCACTGGCCGCACAACGAGGCCCCGCTGCACGGTGCCACCGCCGGGCACGGCCGCGCCGCCATCCCCGACGCCGTACGCGACGCCAGTGGCGCGATCGCGGCGCCCCGGCAGGTCCGGGCCGGCGTGCCGGCGTACCTCGACGACCTGACGATGGACCTGCTCGACCCGGAGATCGCGCCGCCCTCCTCGGACGTGCTCGCCGCCGAGCTGGCCCGGCTGGACATCCCCGCCGACGACCACTTCCTGGAGAGCGCCGGCACGCTGCGGTTCACCGCCGAGCCGGACGACGACCGCTCGCCGCTGGCCGCCGCGGGCGGTCGCAAGGTGGCCATCGGCATCGCCGGTCTGCTGGCGGTGGCCCTGGTCGGCCTGCTGATCGGGATCAGCACGTTCGGCGGCGACGGTAAGGACCCGGGCAAGGAGCCGGTCGCGCAGCCCACCGCCAGCGCGCCCGCCGTCGAGGACACCACGCCCGCCGCGGCCACCGTCCGCAAGCTCGACATCGGGGCCGTGAAGATCGTCGACCCGGACAGCAGGAAGCGCGACGAGCTCGACGACGCCGACAAGGTGACCGACGGCAGCCTCGACGAGGGCTGGGAGACCCAGAGCTACACGACCGCCAAGTTCAGCAACTACAAGTCGGGCATGGGTGTCTGGATCGACCTGGGCGCCCCGCACACCGTCAAGTCGGTGCAGGCCGTCGTCTCGGCCAGCGGTGCGACCGCTCAGATCTTCGCCGGAAGCGCGACCTTCCCGTCCTCCAGCTCGGGCGACAAGCAGCTGGTCAAGAGCTACAAGCCGGTCGGCGACGCGCTCGAGCAGTACGACGGCACCACGATGACCTTCAGCAACGGCTTCAACGCCGACCAGAAGTACCGCTACCTGATGCTCTGGATCACCGAGCTGCCGCAGAAGGAGGACGGCAGCGGCAAGTACAAGATCGGGGTCCAGGAGATCACCGTCCAGGGGTCGTGA
- the sigM gene encoding RNA polymerase sigma factor SigM, which produces MTEASDLDLIRAHVAGDRDAFTELFHRHRDRLWAVALRTLGDREEAADALQDALLSAHRAAARFRGDSAVTTWLHRIVVNACLDRIRRRQAHPTVPLPDGSRTDADGRPTGVEPAAPVQDHDTALVVRQALAALPAEQRAALVLVDVQGYPVAEVARILGVAEGTVKSRCARGRARLATLLGHLRTGSDEAAPASGVPEVTSGNRRPPQGVGSGPGRSRHGTGEEET; this is translated from the coding sequence GTGACCGAGGCCAGCGACCTGGACCTGATCCGCGCCCACGTGGCCGGTGATCGGGACGCCTTCACCGAGCTCTTCCACCGGCACCGGGACCGGCTCTGGGCGGTCGCCCTGCGTACCCTCGGCGACCGCGAGGAGGCCGCCGACGCGCTGCAGGACGCGCTGCTCTCCGCGCACCGGGCCGCGGCCCGCTTCCGCGGTGACTCGGCGGTCACCACCTGGCTGCACCGGATCGTGGTGAACGCCTGCCTGGACCGGATCCGTCGCCGGCAGGCGCACCCGACCGTCCCGCTGCCCGACGGCAGCCGTACCGACGCAGACGGCCGGCCGACCGGGGTGGAGCCGGCCGCCCCGGTCCAGGACCACGACACCGCGCTGGTGGTCCGGCAGGCGCTCGCCGCGCTCCCCGCGGAGCAGCGGGCGGCGCTGGTCCTGGTCGACGTGCAGGGCTACCCGGTGGCCGAGGTGGCCCGGATCCTCGGCGTGGCCGAGGGCACGGTGAAGAGCCGCTGCGCGCGCGGCCGGGCCCGGCTCGCCACACTCCTGGGTCATCTGCGCACCGGCTCCGACGAGGCCGCCCCGGCTTCCGGCGTGCCCGAGGTCACCTCGGGGAACCGCCGGCCCCCGCAGGGCGTCGGATCGGGGCCGGGGCGGTCCCGGCACGGCACCGGCGAGGAGGAGACGTGA
- the trxB gene encoding thioredoxin-disulfide reductase, giving the protein MDEVRNLIIIGSGPAGYTAAVYAARANLKPLVIEGVQSGGALMTTTEVENFPGFADGILGPELMDNMRKQAERFGAEFLTDDVTRVELADTGQVGSDAVSTVWVGQTAYRAKAVILSTGSAWRPLGVPGEQEYLGHGVSSCATCDGFFFRNQHIVVVGGGDSAMEEASFLTRFAESVTIIHRRDSFRASKIMAERALGNDKIKVEWNSTVEEVLGDDGKVSGVRVRNVHTGESKVLDVTGVFVAIGHDPRSELFRGQVDLDDEGYVKVQAPSTRTSIPGVFAAGDVVDHTYRQAITAAGTGCAAALDAERFIATLG; this is encoded by the coding sequence GTGGACGAGGTCCGCAACCTGATCATCATCGGCTCCGGGCCGGCCGGTTACACGGCGGCGGTCTATGCCGCGCGCGCCAACCTGAAGCCGCTCGTCATCGAGGGCGTGCAGTCGGGTGGTGCCCTGATGACCACCACCGAGGTGGAGAACTTCCCCGGCTTCGCCGACGGCATCCTCGGCCCCGAGCTGATGGACAACATGCGCAAGCAGGCCGAGCGGTTCGGCGCGGAGTTCCTGACCGACGACGTGACCCGGGTGGAGCTGGCCGACACCGGTCAGGTCGGCTCCGACGCGGTCAGCACCGTGTGGGTGGGTCAGACGGCGTACCGGGCGAAGGCGGTCATCCTCTCCACCGGTTCGGCCTGGCGCCCGCTGGGCGTGCCCGGCGAGCAGGAATACCTCGGCCACGGCGTGTCGTCCTGCGCGACCTGTGACGGCTTCTTCTTCCGCAACCAGCACATCGTGGTGGTCGGCGGCGGCGACTCCGCCATGGAGGAGGCGAGCTTCCTCACCCGGTTCGCCGAGTCGGTCACCATCATCCACCGCCGCGACTCGTTCCGGGCCAGCAAGATCATGGCTGAGCGGGCGCTGGGCAACGACAAGATCAAGGTCGAGTGGAACAGCACCGTCGAGGAGGTCCTCGGCGACGACGGCAAGGTCAGCGGGGTCCGGGTCCGCAACGTGCACACCGGCGAGTCCAAGGTCCTCGACGTCACCGGCGTCTTCGTGGCGATCGGCCACGACCCGCGCAGCGAACTCTTCCGCGGCCAGGTCGACCTGGACGACGAGGGGTACGTGAAGGTGCAGGCGCCGAGCACCCGGACCAGCATCCCCGGTGTGTTCGCCGCCGGTGACGTGGTCGACCACACCTACCGGCAGGCGATCACCGCGGCCGGCACCGGCTGCGCCGCCGCCCTGGACGCCGAGCGCTTCATCGCCACGCTGGGCTGA
- the trxA gene encoding thioredoxin, with protein sequence MGATKVVTDASFTTDVLKSDKPVLVDFWAEWCGPCRKVSPLLEEIAGEMGDQVTIVKLNIDENPETARAYRVMSVPTLTVFKNGEPVQSIAGAKPKGELVRLIESAL encoded by the coding sequence GTGGGAGCAACAAAGGTCGTCACCGACGCCAGCTTCACCACCGACGTGCTGAAGTCCGACAAGCCGGTCCTGGTGGACTTCTGGGCGGAGTGGTGCGGCCCGTGCCGCAAGGTGTCGCCGCTGCTGGAGGAGATCGCCGGCGAGATGGGTGACCAGGTCACCATCGTCAAGCTGAACATCGACGAGAACCCGGAGACCGCCCGGGCGTACCGGGTGATGTCCGTGCCGACCCTCACCGTGTTCAAGAACGGCGAGCCGGTGCAGTCCATCGCCGGCGCGAAGCCCAAGGGCGAGCTCGTCCGGCTGATCGAGTCGGCGCTCTGA